In Thalassophryne amazonica chromosome 13, fThaAma1.1, whole genome shotgun sequence, the sequence GGACAGCCAACTTGGACGCTGTGTACAAGAAGGGGCAGAGCAGGATGTACTTTCTTAGAAGGCTAGCTTCTTTTAGTGTCAGTCCGAACCTTCTGTAAATGTTTTATCAGTCCATTGTGTCCAGTGTCCTTTTttatggtgttgtgtgttggggggcagtTTTAAGAAAAAAGACATTTTCCGGCTGAAACGGCTCATTAAGAAGGCAGGCTCAGTGGTTGGACTGGGTCTGGACTCTGTGGAGAAGGTGATGGAGTACAGGACGCTCTGCAAGATCAGGGCGATCCTATCCAATCAGAACCACCCACTGAACTCGGTCTACTCTCACCAGAGAAGTATCGTGGGCAATAGATTCCTATCAGTGAGGTGCTCCACTGAGAGACTGAAGAACTCGTTTGTCCCTCGCACTATCAGGCTGTATAATGCAGCCATTTCAGCCAGGAGCAGGAGATGTGAGCCGGAAATGCTGGAAATGTCCCATGTAGGGCCTTAAACTCCTTCTActtttttatttgaattttattgtgctatattatttattgttacttttatatgcatttttaatatatgtgttTTATCTGTCTGAATGGGAGCAACAGACCGCCacttaatttcctttgggattaatgaaGTGTCTGTCTAatagatttgcaaaaaaacaacaacaaaaaacttttttgtgttgtgagtacaattttgaggggaaaaaaaaaaaaaaagaattatctccattttggaataaggccgcaacataaaatgtgaaaaaagtgaagtgctgtgaatacttttcagatgcaccgtAAGGAGACTGAAACAAATGGTTGTTTTCTCAACTTCTGTGCTTCCTGTTTCTTTTAATCTAGTTTCAGCTGTGAATGTAGTTGTGGTTGTGTAATTTATTGATATTTGATGAGGCTGTGCTACCTTCAGCAGGAGCAAAGGACTGTGGAACACCTTCTGGTTGTGATGTCACCCTGAGCTCAGAAGGTAGCTAGTTATTCCACTTCCTGAGTGGTGTGTTGTGACTTAGTGCTGCTGAATTACGACTTcactttcactcttcagttttccCTATGAACGTTTGCAGTGACCACATCCACTATTCCATTAACATTCAATTCACAAGTCACTGTGCTCCTGATTAAATGTAGTTACACACAGGTCAACTGGCAAATATTTTAGATATTTCTGACTGAAAGCCCTAGAAATGTGGCCAAAGAAGGAATACTTTTATCCATTTCTAGACTTGTTTCAAGATTTAGGTATTTAGGCAGCTCAACACTAAACTTAAGTTTTGTTGAATAAAGTAGACTTGAAGATATATTTGTTGGTGttgtttgacatgaagcagaaggcatTCACATATTGTTTCAGAAGTTCATTTACAAGCTGGAGCTCCTGATTCATAATTCTGAGTTGACGCCTGAAGTAATCAGACTGGACTGCAAGTCACAGGGGTGATTGACACTTTGTTACACAAACCGTACACCTCTTGTAAAACTGGCATTTACAAACTATTTGCATCAGCTTAATCAAGTTAGTTAATTAACTTATATGAGAGATTTGTTATAGAGTAGGCTGTAAAACAAAGTTTTCTGAATCTCTCCGTGTATGACTCACTTTCTTATATCCCTTCTTAAATCATTATCCCAGTGTGTGTAAAATGAAAGGGGGGAAAACAGCTGCTTGTTCATATGATgggagcctgttaaaaacagacaTTCTTGTACTCTGTTAGAGGCACTCAGCTGCATGCTTGGTGCAGTACTGGGTCCAAACACAGAAAGAATCGCTCAAAAACGTCAGGGCCCGTATTAAaaaagcatcctaaggctaaagTTAGCTTTTAATGTCATTCTcaaaaaaatcttagaattcctcaaattcttagacatctcttagaattttcccttgataagataagttattcacaaagcatctttgGCCTTAAAAGAGCTCCTAAGGTGAAGAAatgttaagaggagggaggaggcttTTAAGAAGCCTgtgtcttaaacagacaagatggcggaaaGACAGAGAGGATGGAGAGATGCTCTCCGTATGTTGAATGGCAGTTATTCAGTAACACACTACTGGCTGGATCatgcagggataatgtttgtcgttgacctcatcaggaatgagcttccTTTTCCCACCCAGTGTAGCAACACAATAACGCCTGAGAAGAAGATCATGACAACATTGTGATGCCTGGCTACAGTCAAAATCAGAGGTGGGACCAAGtctctctcaagtcatgaatctgcaagtcccaagtcaagtctcaagtcagcttgcaaacaattggttgtCATTATGACCAATTATGACTTTGCTtctgtgctgcaatctctgctctcgCTTTGGATTGCAGCACATACACAAGGAGAAAGAATGACTCATTGATTTATTGGACAATTCACTTCCAAGTCTGCCTCTCCCCTTGTGCCATGATCCCGGGACCCAATTTTCCTCTTAAAACTCTTATTCCTCTCCACAAGCTGTGCCAACAGCAGGCACTACTCTTGTGTCCAGTTGGgccttctagttttttttttaaatccatttcGTTCATTATTTTGGTCATTCTGCTCTATCAAACCACTTTTTATAAGGTCGCCAGCAATCAGGAATTGCTGACAACTGAGTCTGCGTCCACCATTAATATGATCCATTAAGTAAGAGAGTAAACATAAGCTAATCAGTAtaataatcggcatgtgaatgaggaacgttcaaacattttgaagctgtgtaacaattcatttaattttactgagtTTCATCACCATGAcataaattattttcacaattacacatttcttaatacagtcTAGGTTATATAatcagttgattttactgttcattcgtAAGTAGGAGcacagaaaacattttttttttctttttctggcaACCAGTCACAGCTTTTAGAagactgtgtcatacctagcaatggggtcaaccacacctcctcacaaagataagtttctgtcccctccttctcagagttgctctcggaaacttcctggatcactcttaagctaagattccttgctaggaagctttaggctaagttgggagctctctgagaggGTTCTGAAAACCTTTGTGAATACAGACCCAGGAGTTGAGCACTCCGTGCCCAGTGTCTCTTCCCTGTGCCACCATGACCCCACAGAACCAAACCCCATGCTTGAAGTATGACTGCCAATGACATAGCTAGCTAAAAATCCAGTGCTCTGGAAAATGTTTATTGCAAACCTTTACAGTGATCCATGACTCCCCTACTAAATGACAGCAGTAGGGACCACCCACCATCATCCACACCATCCCGACCCGTTGTGTGTCTCTCATGTCCTCATCAGCTCTTGCTTTCCTTTTATAGCAATTCAACATACATGATGTAAACATAACAGTTTTTTTCCAACCTGCCATGAAGTGGCACTCACTTATTTCTGCATGTTGAGCTGATTCATTGAAAGAAGAGAGATAGGAATCTGCTATTAGTGTGCACCCATCCCCAGTTTGTCTGCAGCTAGGGCGTTGAGAAGAGTATCAGGCAGGCTCCCGGCAATTGTGCTGGCAAGACCCTGCCTGGGCCTTGTCAACAGCATGTTGGAAGCAGACACCTGGAATTCTAAGGCTACtttgggcttttctttttttcttgtctCATGTGCATCTTCCTCAGAAGCCATGTTCTTGCTTAAGCCTCTGAAAGAGCTCCGGGCTAAAAGAAAAGGTACCGTACAcagttgtgtttgtgtgcacgtgtgtgtgctttTGTGTTTTCAATATTTTTCATGCGAGGTTCTTCTTCCTGAAAATGACAAAGATCAGATATTTTCATCATTTCCCAGCTAGATCTTAGGTAATACTTGTTGTGCATCTGTTTTCTTGAAGCATGTTTGTTGAGCTTTTGCCTCCGTTTCCATTCTGCTGTTCTAAATGGCTCAGTTGGAACAAACACGTAACCTTCAGTTGAACTGACGTGCAGTGTGGATTCTGACCAACCCAATGAGGTCTCATTCTGGGGGTATGTGTGTGAACATTCAGTTAGAGACTGTAGTAGAAATTGTAACTCTATGTGCTCCCATCTTTTCCATATCAGCCTCCTGAGTATGAATTGAATACAGTATTCCTGAAAGAACCTTTGAAAAAAGGTTCAATTTCAAAAATATGTAACATTTTGTTTGATATTGAAAATATGCccacattggaccatttaaaggAAAAGTGGCAACAAGACATTGGAATTACCATCACTGACTCTCAATGGACCAAGGCTCAAGACAATGTTCACTCGTCCTCAATCTGCGCCTGACACGGCCTGATTCAATTCAAGATTCTACACAGTTTACATTACTCCAAGGTGCGACTTTCCAAACTGTTTCCTGGTGTAAATGCAACATGTGATCGTTGTGGACAAGATCAAGCCTCACTTGCTCATACCTTTTGGGGATGTCCAAATATATCCACATATTGGGTAAAAATATTTACTATGTTGTCAGAAATCTGTTAAATACGAATTTGTCTAGATCCTGTACTTGCGCTGTTTGGTGTACCCTTACCCACTCTTGGTCTtttgaataaacacaaaacatttatcaaatttatAACTTTGCTGGCCAGAAGGCTAATTCTATTGAATtggaaacaaaagaatgctccaacctATTACAATCTACTATTGGATGTTATGAAACATGTTCAATTAGAAAGGATCAAGTTTGAGCTAAGAGGGAAACAAATATTTTGAAAAAATCAGGGGAAATCTTAGTGCAAGATAACATAAGAAAACATAaaatatagtaataataacaTGTAATGAGAAAAATAAAGTAACAAATAAGGTAACATAAGTAATCTGGCTCCACCCCCCTCCCTTCCCGAAATCCCCATATACCACCTTTAACTTTTTGCTTTTATCACTAATAGCATATACAGCAATGTGGATTGGATAATGGCAGTATTGATTTGATACTCTCTACCTGGGTGTTATTTTTTCATAACAGTTCAATTCATTTTTTTATGTACACCTTGTATTATTTCTATTGTCAGTGTCAACACTGTAAGATGACATCTTTTGTATTGGCTGTGAAATTattgaaaatgaataaaaatatttacaaaaaaaagaaattgtaacTCATTACCATCTTTAATGTGATGCTAATCTGGCTGGTTACAAAGATTCAAGCTTTGTGGCCCATCTGATGATGGACATGGATGGCCACTGGCTGGGTCATTAGTCAGTCAACCAGAGAAGCAAATGATGAGTAAAGAGGGCAGCAATAGCTGACATTAGTTAATttcataattaattttatttttacttctttattttctttttaatttgatgATGCATACTAATCATTAAACATTTATTCTCTTTTGTTGGCTCCTCTTCTCCTCTCCTGTCTGATGTTCAGGTCATCATTCGTCCAAACTGGCAGATTGGGCTTCTTCAGCTTCAGAGTCGCACACCAACGGTCATGGCCTTGCTTCCACGGTTCCAAGAATGACCTCTCACATCAACTCCAGCACCGAGCATGGTAATGGTTATACGTCTCTGGTAGCAAGCCACATCGCCATATAATTTTATGGCCCTGATGTTTGCAGGGAGCAGGGGGTCTGTCAGAGACAGACTCTTGTTCACACGTGTGTATTCATTTAGTTCACCTTCCTTCCCCACTTATTGCGGCTTGTTGAATGATGTTCATTTTCATCTCTTCACCAAAGGCAACCCTTATGATGTACATCAACTCTTTATGTTTGATTGGTGACAGTCTGGGTCTGTCGACATATACATGTACAGCACATAGATAGATGAAGCATTGCACTGCAATACCTTAGTGAACCTGTATCTTTAATATGTACTGTTGATGAAGCCACCTTCAAAGGGACTTTTGCTACTTCTTAACTGGAATCAAACTGGATCCACACATGAAAGAACAAACTGACAGTTTCCTCTGTATGTCTTCTGTGCTTAGATGAGACAGAATTGAAGCGGGACAGGAAGGTGCGACCGTTTTCTATGTTTGAGCCCATCGAGGCACCTGCCACCTCACTTCGCAAAAACCAGAGCAGTGATGACCTGGTCAGAGACGCACAGGTAAGAATGAAAGAAACTGCTCTGCTTACTTCCAGTGGTGGACACAAGTTACCTACAAGATAACTTTGGCAATTGCTAAACTGCTAACTGAAATGTTAACTGCAGTAATGCTAAACCTTTGGCTTGGGGCTTTTTTTGATGAGGGTGGGTCCTCAAAAACAGATCTAAGCAACTAACCATGGAGGTTCTCATAAGAAGACTCTGTTTACACAAATGACGAAATGAACAAGTGAAACTGAATGGTAGCTGCCAGTCAGCATagagtttattcacagtacagaaagtagtaaacaaataaaacttaagaaataaaaatacacatggcAAATAATTGGAATCTAATGAATGCATGTGCTCTGGCTTGACCTCCAGGTGATGCTTATTGCCTTCATGCTATGTCAATTTCTGGATTTGTGTGTAAGCTCCAATATGAAGACATGGTTTTTGGGTTTATAGTTGTTTTtgaccaataaaacaaaattaagtAAAATGTAAATGTGAAGTAAATTTAGTCCACAGTAATTGGTCTGCTCATGGTTTTCAAAGTtgcctgaaaagctaatctgctaacacaaGGTTAACCGCTAGTTAAGCGTTAGctcattagctgaactgtgcccactgcTGGTTATATCGTACATCTGAATAGGATTAGTTTATTGGtcatactgtttttatttctgaCAAGCGTTCatcttagcattttatttgctatctctgcagtctgctgtcaagCCCCCAGTCAAGGTGCCTCCTCCTGTACCCAGCAAACCTAAAGGCCCTGCTgttatgccttttggcaaaccagCCTTCAACACAGGCACCTTCCCTAAAGCTAAGCCCCACAGCCAGCACTCCCAGGGTGGCCAGGGACACAGCCCTCTCCCAACCTCACAAAGCCAGACTCTTCCTCTTCCCCCCAAGCAGGACACTCCACCAGCAGCCACAGTACGGCCCTTTACCCCAGAGCTTCCATCCTCCAAAGATGGCAGTTTGAATAAGCCCCAGACCTTAGCGGCCAGCTCCATTTACTCCATGTACACACAACAACCTGGTCCTGGAAAGCAGTTTCAGCCTGGAGTGCAGGGGGCTCTTAACAGGGCCCATACTCGCGCCAATGGATTTGTCAGCGGTAAGAATATGCACTTGTTCCAACAGTGAAACATTTTGTTTTACAGTGTTTTTGGAAATATTAATATTCGAAGTAAAAGAGTTTGCACTTGTAAATTTACAAGAAAAACCTGGATATTCTCTGAGTCAATATGAAAGCGATGTTGATCGCTTTGTAGTTTgatttttgaatttatttcttttaataaAAGGTTTTTGTAATTTGCTGGAAAAGCCATTTGATTGTAGAATGTGCAGTCATTAAGTATGATCATAAATTCAGTAGATATGATGATCAGTTATTTAAATGGTTTCTGTCTTTCTAGTATTTTGGTCAAaacatcttattttatttttgtaactgatctttgtgtttgtttgtagTGTATGGCAAACCAGTGATTTCCAGTGGCGGCTCCCCACAACCAGAGAATCCATATTTTGATTCTCGCTCCGCTGCCCCAGAATTTGATGTGGATAATGGTGGTACCAATCAAGGAGGTCCCAGTCCAGCCGAGGGTTCCCAACCAGAGACTGAACGTATTCCTAGACCACTTAGCCCCACCAAACTGCTTCCCTTTATTTCCAATCCCTATCGGCATCAGAGTGATGGTGACCTTGAAGCCCTGAGAAAGAAGCTCTACAATGCTCCAAGACCCCTCAAGAAACGTAGCTCTATAACTGAACCGGAGGGCCCTGCTGGGCCCAATATTCAAAAACTCTTATATCAGAAGACCACTTTGGCAGCTATGGAAACCACCGCTGTTACACCGACCATTCCCACCTACTCCTCTGAAgcagagaaggcagcagaaaTTGTAGTTGGCCCAGGTGTTCACAGTCCTCTGAGTGTTGCAGAAGATCATCCGTCAGAGCTGAGACATACTCTGGAAGGTGGAACGGCCCCATCTCAAATCCTTAGTGTCCCCGTTCCAGCCCTTTCTGAACAGACCCATCTACCCTCAGAGAGTGAGGACATCATTCCCCCTCCGCCACCATCCCACCCAGCCCCTCGGCCAAATGATGTGCTCTTCCCACCGCCGCCGCCTCCTGCTGTCTTGGAGGACACTATGCCAAacctcccacccccacccccagaaGGCTTCCTAGAAGAGTTTCCCCCCTACCCACCACCGCCATACCCCAGTGGAGCAGAGCAGGACAGTTTTGGAGAGGATACCTTTAACATGAAGGCACCAGAGGTCACTGGCCAGGTCATGCTGCCACCGGTATGAATCCTTGTGAACACATCTGGCTGTGTTTTCTTCTCCATCTCTGTAAGACAGGATAATGATTAGCAAAGTtgtcatcatcaatgctgaaggaGTCTGTCATTTGAATGGGCAGTCCACTTCATAAAATGTGCTTTTTATTTATGTGATTTTTAAAATTGATCACGTCCTTAGTTTCACAGTGATAGGTCACAGGTTATTTCTGTTTGTGCTGGACTGCACTTTCTAGTACTTGGTAACCCACTGTTACATAATTAAGTAATCTTGATCAAGTATTGCTATTGTTTGGGGAAAGAAAACTGGCATTATTCTGCTTACCCTAAGCAGATATGCAACTCACTTTTCCCCATTTCTGTTGCACCTCTTCACCCCTTTTATTTAGAAAGGTTTTTATTAAATATCAATGTGTACTTGTTAAGAACTTATTAATCCTCATTAAGAGGGTTTTATGGTGAGTTGGCAGGTTTCACACCAGAAGAGTGAAACAATAGGATTTCAGTCTTCTGCCCCATTTCTTTCCCCAAGCTGCACCTCATATCGCCTAAATTGGCAGGCTCCATCATAAACCCCAATTAAAAACTAAGtctattcttcttttttttcacaaGTGCAtataatcagtttgcataactatAGTTTTGCGAAAATAACACAGGTAttacagcttgtgttgattaaacTGGATTAGTGATGCAGCAAGAGCTGGAAGGACAAGTACTACCTTTTCTTTGCGGTCAGCCCAGCATTGGTGCAGCACCATAGGCTTTTTATACCACTTCAGCAGGCCACCGTCTTGTGTAGTTCTTCATTGGATGCCAGTGACTTGCTTGAGATAAGTGATATGAAAGTCTTATGACTGTCTTTAGGGAAAGAGGACCAACCTACGCAAACCTGACTCTGAGCGCATCGATCACAGCATGAGAGTCAAGTTCAACCCGTTGGCTTTGCTGCTCGACTCGTCTCTGGAGGGAGAGTTTGACCTGGTGCAGCGAATCATCTACGAGGTCAGCATAAGTCACACACTTTGACAAGTTACGATAACACCATAAAAGTACATTTAAATTGCAAAAATTATATTCAAGTGCCTTTATTTCATGACTTGTTGCACACTGTCTGCTTcaccttgtgattttttttttttctgtcacaggtGGATGATCCCAGTCAGCCCAATGATGAAGGCATTACTGCTCTACACAACGCCGTCTGTGCCGGACATACAGAGATTGTCAAGTTTCTAGTTCAGTTTGGTGTCAACGTCAATGCTGCTGACAGTGACGGCTGGTAAGTTCACTGCCTTATTGCGTTATGAGTCCAGTAAGTATACTTTTAGCATGTGACATTACTGGCAAACATTTTCCAAAGTATACAACAagaatggtggtggtggggggttaaAAGACTTGTCAAACGAGCACTGTTTGCGGGTGACTACTCTTTTTATGGAACAGCTGTTGCACTTAGTGGTTTCAGGTTGACTGTAAGATGTAGGTAGCGATTCTAAGAGACATAATGTAGCAGAAACTCTATTTGTCAGTTCATTAATGCATCACAAGGAAGCATTTTTAGATCACGCCAATCTTTATATATCACTGAAACTATAATGTTACATGAATTGGTCAGGGGGAAAAATTACTAACAAAAAATTTGTTCACTATAAGGGATTAGCCATACCGAGAAGATTTTAGTGTCatgttaatgttaattttaatagTATACCAGAATGTCTGGAAGGTATGACTCTTTGATTTATTTAAAATTCCTAGTTTCAGTGTTATGGTGTGTAAAATGTTTGCCACTGAGGTTATCTGCATGCAAATTTTATATCACtccctcatcactcatcttcatctgcttaTCTGGGGGCAACAACTCTAGgaggggatcccagacttccttttcccgtgccacattggccacctctaactgggggattcgaggcgttcccaggccagtgtggagatataatctctccacctagtccttggtcttccccagggtatcctcccagatggatgtgcctggaacacctgccttgggaggcgcccagggggcatccttaccagatgcccgaaccacctcaggtggctccattcaacgcgaaggagcagcggctctactctgagctggtTGTTTACCTTTGTATTCTAAAAAATATAAAGCCAGCGTGATCAGTCAACTCACCTTATGTCAACTATTTGAATACCCCGAACCTacattgcatctggaaagtatacacagcatttcactttttccgcaatttatgttacagccttattccaaaatggagtaaattaatttttccgtcaaaattctattcacagaaccccataatgacaacatgaaaactttttttttaattattagttttgcaaatgtattaaaatgaaaaaactaagaaatcacatgttacataggtcttccaccatttgctcaatacgtttttgatgcacctttggaagcaattacagcctcaagtcttcttgaatatgatgccacaagcttggtgcacctgtctttgggcagttttgcccattcctctttgcagcacctctcaggctccatcaggctggatggggagagtcggtgcacagccaatttcagatctctccagagatgttcaatcagattcaggtctgggctctggctgggccactcaaggacattcacggagttttcctgaagccactcctttgatatcttggctgtatgctttagggcaattgtcctgctgaaagatgaaccatcgccccagtctgagttcaagcATGCTTTGGAGCAggctttcatccaggatgtctcagtacattgctgcattaatctttctctcaatcctgactagtgtcccagttcatgccgctgaaaaacatccccacagcatgatggtgccaccaccatgcttcattttaATTCAGTCTATATACtaaaagtcaagtggcctctggaAACGTGACAGGagtaatgtttttggagaaattatgaatattaactaacaacagtgagcaatggacattgataattacattttgatctcacgccattccagcaggggctggtaaatcatctatatattaaaaaccaagtggcctctgtgtacatgtatgcgtgtctgtgtgtgtataactttgattacggacaaactggggagagctgacatttgctgtttggtatgcttatcttATATATtacgggtcaaggatgaacaccgccaaaacggaatgttgataggactaatgtttttggacAAACTGCTATATTAGCTGACAGCAGTGAAcagtggacgttgataattacattctggactcacactaaGTCTAAGACTCAGAATAAGTctgcctcagggtgcttcacacaagtgaggttgAACCTTACCaatccatgcttcattgtagggatggtatcACACACAATacactttggcgtgaatgccaggcatcgatgcctggcattcaccaaagatttcaatctttgtctcattacagcagagaattttgtttctcatcgtctgagagtccttcaggtgccttttggcaaactccaggccagCTGCCTtgtgccttttagtaaggagtggcttccatctggccaatcTGCCatgtaggcctgattggtggattgctgcagagatggttgttcttcctgAAGGTTCTcgtctttccacagaggaatgctggagctcttttggggtgaccattgggttcttggtcacctccctgattaaggctctTCTTCCCAATTgcttggccagctctaggaagagtcctggtggatctgaacttcttccatttgctgATGATGGAGGGCACGGTGTTCAATGGGACTTtctaagcagcagaaatgtttctgtacccttcccaagatttgtgcctcaagacagtctggtctctgaggtctgcagacaattcctttgactttatgcttggtttgtgctctgacatgcactgtcaactgtgggaccgtatatgtagacaggtgtgtgcctgtcCAAATCATGTGCAGTCAACTtaatttgccccaggtggactccaatgaagttgtggaaacatctcaaggatgatcagtggaaacaggatgcacctgagctcaattttgttcttcatggcaaagcctgtgCTTTCTTctttcgtatatatatatatatatatatatatatatatatatatatatatataagcaacaATCTCAAATGTTTcatattatcattatggggtattgtgtggagaattttgaggggggaaaacgggtgtaacataacaaaatgtggaaaaagggaagcgCTGTGAGTAATTTCTGGATTCACTGTACCTATTGAGCTTCAGAA encodes:
- the tp53bp2a gene encoding apoptosis-stimulating of p53 protein 2a isoform X1 codes for the protein MRYEAKMMPMFLTVYLSNNDQHFTEVPVTPETLCRDVVELCKEPGETDCHLAEMWRGSERAVGDGERMLDVLQRWGQHRAEVRFFLRHNRAPSREQGGSRGSEPKRHGVKGPSDRRMENGVAAPRMDMTLSELQEMAARQQQQIEAQQQLLASKEQRLRYLKQQEQRQQQQASEQEKLHRLRENIENQESRLKKVRALKGQVEQKRLSNGKLVEEIEQMNNLFQQKQRELVMAASKVEELSRQLDLLKKGKLDNLHDNQSSVAELDRLYKELQLRNKLNQEQNSKLQQQRENLNKRNLEVAVMDKRISELRDRLWKKKAALQQKENLPNGYPGKERASKDTHLQLPTEGHVGQQSGPSRVAAVGPYIQSSTMPRGPVRHDLLVKPAYPDGTATLPIQDPQSKAGTGHHSSKLADWASSASESHTNGHGLASTVPRMTSHINSSTEHDETELKRDRKVRPFSMFEPIEAPATSLRKNQSSDDLVRDAQSAVKPPVKVPPPVPSKPKGPAVMPFGKPAFNTGTFPKAKPHSQHSQGGQGHSPLPTSQSQTLPLPPKQDTPPAATVRPFTPELPSSKDGSLNKPQTLAASSIYSMYTQQPGPGKQFQPGVQGALNRAHTRANGFVSVYGKPVISSGGSPQPENPYFDSRSAAPEFDVDNGGTNQGGPSPAEGSQPETERIPRPLSPTKLLPFISNPYRHQSDGDLEALRKKLYNAPRPLKKRSSITEPEGPAGPNIQKLLYQKTTLAAMETTAVTPTIPTYSSEAEKAAEIVVGPGVHSPLSVAEDHPSELRHTLEGGTAPSQILSVPVPALSEQTHLPSESEDIIPPPPPSHPAPRPNDVLFPPPPPPAVLEDTMPNLPPPPPEGFLEEFPPYPPPPYPSGAEQDSFGEDTFNMKAPEVTGQVMLPPGKRTNLRKPDSERIDHSMRVKFNPLALLLDSSLEGEFDLVQRIIYEVDDPSQPNDEGITALHNAVCAGHTEIVKFLVQFGVNVNAADSDGWTPLHCAASCNNVQVCKFLVESGAAVFAMTYSDMQTAADKCEEMEEGYTQCSQFLYGVQEKMGIMNRAVVYGLWDYTGENPDELSFREGDSMTIVRREDDDEIEWWWARMGDTEGYIPRNLLGLYPRIKPRQRSLA
- the tp53bp2a gene encoding apoptosis-stimulating of p53 protein 2a isoform X2, which gives rise to MRYEAKMMPMFLTVYLSNNDQHFTEVPVTPETLCRDVVELCKEPGETDCHLAEMWRGSERAVGDGERMLDVLQRWGQHRAEVRFFLRHNRAPSREQGGSRGSEPKRHGVKGPSDRRMENGVAAPRMDMTLSELQEMAARQQQQIEAQQQLLASKEQRLRYLKQQEQRQQQQASEQEKLHRLRENIENQESRLKKVRALKGQVEQKRLSNGKLVEEIEQMNNLFQQKQRELVMAASKVEELSRQLDLLKKGKLDNLHDNQSSVAELDRLYKELQLRNKLNQEQNSKLQQQRENLNKRNLEVAVMDKRISELRDRLWKKKAALQQKENLPLPTEGHVGQQSGPSRVAAVGPYIQSSTMPRGPVRHDLLVKPAYPDGTATLPIQDPQSKAGTGHHSSKLADWASSASESHTNGHGLASTVPRMTSHINSSTEHDETELKRDRKVRPFSMFEPIEAPATSLRKNQSSDDLVRDAQSAVKPPVKVPPPVPSKPKGPAVMPFGKPAFNTGTFPKAKPHSQHSQGGQGHSPLPTSQSQTLPLPPKQDTPPAATVRPFTPELPSSKDGSLNKPQTLAASSIYSMYTQQPGPGKQFQPGVQGALNRAHTRANGFVSVYGKPVISSGGSPQPENPYFDSRSAAPEFDVDNGGTNQGGPSPAEGSQPETERIPRPLSPTKLLPFISNPYRHQSDGDLEALRKKLYNAPRPLKKRSSITEPEGPAGPNIQKLLYQKTTLAAMETTAVTPTIPTYSSEAEKAAEIVVGPGVHSPLSVAEDHPSELRHTLEGGTAPSQILSVPVPALSEQTHLPSESEDIIPPPPPSHPAPRPNDVLFPPPPPPAVLEDTMPNLPPPPPEGFLEEFPPYPPPPYPSGAEQDSFGEDTFNMKAPEVTGQVMLPPGKRTNLRKPDSERIDHSMRVKFNPLALLLDSSLEGEFDLVQRIIYEVDDPSQPNDEGITALHNAVCAGHTEIVKFLVQFGVNVNAADSDGWTPLHCAASCNNVQVCKFLVESGAAVFAMTYSDMQTAADKCEEMEEGYTQCSQFLYGVQEKMGIMNRAVVYGLWDYTGENPDELSFREGDSMTIVRREDDDEIEWWWARMGDTEGYIPRNLLGLYPRIKPRQRSLA